One genomic region from Pongo abelii isolate AG06213 chromosome 4, NHGRI_mPonAbe1-v2.0_pri, whole genome shotgun sequence encodes:
- the CCNI2 gene encoding cyclin-I2 translates to MASGAQLPPQPSSSEVSAVQSPRGRPGAGLEEAAPGVPLPPSPGEAPLPPSNRSRCPGTRQPGAASLHAASAAVPLRPRRGTAPAGRTADPVPAAAPEQAPRPAPRSRKPRNLEGDLDQRRLLCHLQLAQDREARLWLGGKPQDEICDAFQEVVLWLLRLQNTFYFSQSTFNLALTIFGRLLISVKVKEKYLHCATITSLRLAAKVNEEEEFIPQVKDFTKHYGSDYSPNELLRMELAILDRLHWDLYIGTPLDFLTIVSKEVFTESTLNSFVPLEQLFTT, encoded by the exons ATGGCCTCGGGCGCTCAGCTCCCGCCGCAGCCGTCGAGCTCAGAGGTCAGCGCCGTCCAGAGCCCACGCGGGCGTCCCGGCGCCGGTCTGGAGGAAGCAGCCCCGGGCGTTCCTCTCCCGCCGTCTCCGGGGGAGGCCCCTCTGCCCCCGAGCAACCGGAGCAGGTGCCCTGGGACCCGCCAGCCCGGAGCGGCCTCCCTCCACGCGGCGTCCGCAGCAGTCCCCCTGCGGCCCCGGCGCGGTACGGCGCCGGCCGGGAGAACCGCAGACCCGGTCCCCGCCGCCGCCCCAGAGCAAGCTCCGCGGCCGGCTCCACGGTCCCGCAAGCCGCGCAACCTGGAAGGCGACCTGGACCAGCGCCGgctgctctgccacttgcagCTGGCCCAGGACCGCGAGGCGCGCCTGTGGCTGGGCGGCAAACCCCAG GATGAAATCTGCGACGCCTTCCAGGAAGTCGTGCTGTGGCTCCTGCGGCTTCAGAACACCTTTTACTTCTCCCAGTCCACTTTTAACCTGGCCCTCACCATCTTCGGCCGCCTCCTGATTTCAGTGAAG GTAAAAGAGAAATACCTGCATTGCGCCACAATTACTTCCTTGAGGCTTGCTGCAAAAGTTAATGAAGAAGAGGAG tttATTCCACAAGTAAAAGACTTCACAAAGCACTATGGCTCTGACTATTCCCCGAATGAGCTGCTGAGGATGGAGCTGGCTATTCTGGACAGACTGCACTGGGACCTCTATATTGGGACGCCGCTGGACTTCTTGACTATAGTGAGTAAGGAGGTGTTTACAGAGTCTACCCTAAACTCGTTTGTGCCTTTGGAACAGCTGTTTACAACATAG